From Neospora caninum Liverpool complete genome, chromosome VIII, a single genomic window includes:
- a CDS encoding putative 2OG-Fe(II) oxygenase family protein gives MGLDELFMKLPRHLVSQIKEEADGRPIVNCTDCSNSDGLERKRRMYPDLSSFLCDSSEVDFLVDSANSSAPFVIVDKVTEDVGWCRRAREEAQCLRTAGRFKQASFGGGSSKCADVRTRSDDIVWIRREDLVALPACSQIVSLFEEIRASVDKSFLRLGTDLEVDKTEMQLSVYPSTDRFLTAILYLNEDWKPACGGCLRLYLDDCRLDVSPRLGKLVVFRSEQLEHSVMPVTCADRYAITCWFSVRRRAAG, from the exons ATGGGTCTAGATGAACTGTTCATGAAACTGCCTCGTCACCTCGTAAGCCAGATCAAAGAGGAGGCGGATGGCCGTCCCATTGTCAACTGCACAGATTGTTCAAACTCGGATGGCCTTGAGAG GAAGCGTCGAATGTACCCAGATCTTTCGTCCTTCCTGTGCGATTCGTCAGAGGTGGATTTTCTTGTCGATTCCGCAAACAGCTCTGCTCCCTTCGTCATAG TGGACAAAGTGACAGAGGATGTCGGCTGGTGCCGCcgcgccagagaggaagcTCAGTGCTTGCGGACTGCAGGTCGCTTCAAACAAGCTTCGTTCGGAGGAGGAAGTAGCAA GTGTGCAGACGTCAGAACTCGGAGCGATGACATCGTGTGGATTCGACGGGAGGACCTCGTGGCTCTCCCTGCGTGCTCCCAGATTGTTTCTCT GTTTGAAGAGATTCGAGCATCCGTCGACAAAAGCTTTTTACGATTGGGCACAGATTTAGAGGTCGACAAAACGGAAATGCAGTTGTCGGTCTATCCAA GCACCGACAGATTTCTGACTGCAATCCTCTACCTGAACGAAGACTGGAAGCCCGCATGCGGTGGCTGCTTGAGGCTTTACCTTGATGATTGCCGCCTTGACGTCTCTCCGCGGTTGGGAAA ACTGGTTGTCTTCAGGAGCGAGCAACTGGAACACAGCGTGATGCCTGTAACGTGTGCGGATCGCTACGCAATAACTTGTTGGTTCTCCGTTCGCCGTCGTGCAGCAGGTTGA
- a CDS encoding putative small heat shock protein 20: MQICCSAAQPPSSPIASPSTHVHQNQEHLFLLPPCISLYKVVKMSCCGGAVVEHEVVLDSASEGDDLLPDQLIPSIPRSGNLLLAANKIAEIQAPPEIRNKITWKPGVDIFFDKKESTIDLVMDLPGFTKDDVSVEVGEGQLFISGPRSKNELREKYGANLVLCVHERPTGFFLRAFQLPPNAVEDSVHAVMTNGMLEVKISCIQTHERKKVEILLPGAAQAEKGSKK, from the exons ATGCAAATTTGTTGTAGCGCCGCGCAACCTCCGTCCAGCCCGATtgcgtcgccctcgacgcATGTGCACC AGAACCAAGAACATCTATTCCTGCTTCCCCCCTGCATTTCCCTTTATAAAGTTGTCAA GATGAGTTGCTGTGGCGGCGCCGTCGTTGAGCACGAGGTGGTGCTCGACTCTgccagcgaaggagacgattTGCTTCCAGATCAG CTCATCCCATCCATCCCACGGTCCGGGAATCTGCTTTTGGCGGCCAACAAAATCGCTGAAATTCAAGCACCACCCGAGATTCGGAATAAGATCACCTGGAAACCAGGAGTCGACATTTTCTTTGATAAGAAGGAGAGTACCATCGATTTGGTAATGGATTTGCCTGGATTCACCAAGGACGATGTGAGCGTAGAAGTTGGCGAAGGACAGCTGTTCATCTCTGGGCCTCGGTCGAAGAAtgagctgagagagaagtaCGGGGCCAATTTGGTGCTGTGCGTCCATGAGCGGCCCACTGGGTTCTTTCTGCGCGCATTCCAGTTGCCGCCGAATGCCGTCGAAGACTCAGTCCATGCAGTTATGACAAACG GAATGTTGGAGGTCAAAATCTCTTGCATCCAAACTcacgaaaggaagaaggtgGAGATTTTGCTGCCGGGTGCAGCTCAGGCCGAGAAGGGGTCAAAGAAGTAA